One genomic window of Desulfovibrio sp. TomC includes the following:
- a CDS encoding AAA family ATPase, with translation MITRLILTDFMAHGRTEFALAPGLNVLTGPNNTGKSAVVEALRCLSENPVPRHVIRHGAAEARVEAELEDGVTVAWVRRPKYALYEVRRPGVDEPEVFAKFGRAVPEEVRRLLRLGPVLLGGDGEVAVDVHIGNQREPVFLLNEPGTVVAGFFAASTEAAHLIAMQARLTERSRKTKTEKKRLEKGLAATAASLDKLGSLPELELRLDAAAGLEAAVAGREADAAALERLLARRGQVAGRLAALARTGQTLDRLTPPPALAPTAELAALTARQAALAQSLARTARRDQALA, from the coding sequence CACCCGGCTCATTCTGACGGATTTCATGGCCCACGGCCGCACCGAGTTTGCCTTGGCGCCGGGCCTCAACGTGCTGACCGGCCCCAACAACACCGGCAAGTCCGCCGTGGTCGAGGCCTTGCGCTGCCTGTCGGAAAATCCCGTGCCCCGCCACGTCATCCGCCACGGCGCGGCCGAGGCCCGGGTGGAGGCCGAACTTGAGGACGGGGTGACGGTCGCCTGGGTGCGCCGGCCGAAATACGCCCTCTACGAGGTGCGCCGGCCCGGTGTGGACGAGCCGGAAGTGTTTGCCAAATTCGGCCGGGCCGTGCCTGAGGAGGTGCGCCGGCTCTTGCGGCTGGGACCGGTGCTCCTTGGCGGCGACGGCGAGGTGGCCGTGGACGTCCATATTGGCAACCAGCGCGAACCGGTGTTTCTCTTAAACGAACCCGGCACCGTGGTGGCCGGCTTTTTCGCCGCTTCCACCGAAGCGGCCCATTTGATCGCCATGCAGGCCCGGCTGACCGAGCGCAGCCGCAAGACCAAGACGGAAAAAAAGCGTCTGGAGAAGGGATTGGCAGCCACGGCGGCCAGTCTGGACAAGCTTGGCTCCCTGCCGGAACTGGAGCTGCGTCTGGACGCGGCGGCCGGGCTGGAAGCGGCCGTGGCCGGCCGGGAGGCCGACGCTGCCGCCCTGGAGCGGCTTCTGGCCCGGCGCGGGCAGGTGGCCGGGCGCCTTGCCGCTCTGGCGCGCACCGGGCAAACGCTTGACCGGCTCACCCCGCCGCCGGCCCTGGCCCCGACCGCCGAACTGGCGGCCTTGACCGCCCGGCAGGCCGCGCTGGCCCAAAGCCTCGCCCGCACGGCCCGGCGGGACCAAGCCCTGGCCC